The following coding sequences lie in one Rutidosis leptorrhynchoides isolate AG116_Rl617_1_P2 chromosome 4, CSIRO_AGI_Rlap_v1, whole genome shotgun sequence genomic window:
- the LOC139844454 gene encoding EIN3-binding F-box protein 1-like has protein sequence MQKLYGDEVLYHGMSKYQNIEESSLFLSLGPQVDIYFPRCKRSRVNAPFLFCEELFKKSQTTINALPDECVFEILRRVTSGQDKSAVASVSKRFLMLSSTIRRDEQKKAQDFDKTGGSLSRCLKAKKATDVRLAAIGVSSSTRGGLGELTILGSNASKVTDFGLKAIAFGCPALTSLTIWNLSSVTDVGVAEIANECHLLEKLELSRCSAITTKALIAIANNCPNLTSLSLDSCSNIGNEGLQAIGQKCHNLKSVSIKNCPLVGDQGIASLVSSTSCSLMKIRFHGLNISDASLAVVGHYGMSLTDVGLFDLHKVTEKGFWVMGSGQGLQKLRSIMIAACSGVTDLGLEAVVKGSPNLKQFSVRKAGSLSDNGLVSIAKAARLVQTVMLEECNMVTQLGIFGLLVNCGNLKTLFLNKCLGIQDFQMIIPSNLAPCDNLKSLSICDCPGFGNFSLAVLGQLCHQLQDVMLTGLPNITDNGFISLIKNCESGLTNVDLSGCVNLTDKTVSEISMAHGSTLEVLKLDGCGSISDASIVSLAQNCSFLRELNVSKSAITDYSIAALACAEQLNLKVLAVSGCQVSNKSLPFLKKLGESLVGLNIMNCRDVSGTEVGLLGSQIWNCDILV, from the exons ATGCAGAAATTATACG GAGATGAGGTTCTTTACCATGGTATGTCAAAATACCAAAATATTGAAGAGTCAAGTCTTTTCTTGTCTCTTGGTCCTCAAGTTGACATATACTTCCCGCGTTGCAAGAGGTCAAGAGTCAACGCTCCGTTTCTGTTCTGTGAAGAATTGTTTAAAAAGTCACAAACTACAATCAATGCGCTTCCCGATGAATGCGTATTCGAGATTTTAAGACGTGTGACTAGCGGCCAAGATAAAAGCGCAGTTGCTTCCGTTTCAAAGCGTTTTCTCATGCTTTCTAGCACCATCCGTAGGGACGAGCAGAAAAAGGCTCAAGATTTTGATAAAACCGGTGGGTCCCTTTCAAGATGTTTAAAGGCAAAAAAGGCTACCGATGTTAGACTTGCAGCCATCGGTGTTTCGTCTAGTACTCGTGGTGGGTTAGGTGAACTCACAATTCTTGGTAGCAACGCTAGTAAAGTAACGGATTTCGGATTAAAAGCCATTGCTTTTGGTTGTCCTGCACTTACATCGCTTACGATATGGAATTTATCATCTGTTACCGATGTCGGCGTTGCAGAAATCGCTAACGAGTGTCACCTGTTAGAAAAGCTTGAACTTTCTCGATGCTCTGCAATAACTACAAAGGCTTTGATTGCAATTGCTAACAATTGTCCTAACTTGACATCACTATCACTAGATTCGTGCTCAAACATCGGGAACGAAGGCCTTCAAGCAATTGGTCAAAAATGTCACAACTTAAAATCGGTTTCAATAAAAAATTGCCCTTTAGTTGGAGACCAAGGGATTGCCAGTTTAGTGTCATCAACATCATGTTCTTTGATGAAGATAAGATTTCATGGTTTAAACATCAGTGATGCGTCGTTAGCAGTTGTCGGACACTACGGTATGTCGTTGACCGATGTCGGTTTATTCGATTTACACAAAGTAACCGAGAAAGGTTTCTGGGTTATGGGCAGTGGTCAAGGTTTACAGAAGTTGAGGTCCATTATGATTGCTGCATGTAGTGGTGTTACTGATCTAGGGCTTGAAGCAGTTGTCAAAGGTTCACCGAACTTGAAGCAGTTTTCGGTTCGCAAAGCGGGTTCGTTATCAGACAACGGTTTGGTGTCTATTGCTAAAGCCGCACGTTTGGTTCAGACCGTAATGCTAGAAGAATGCAACATGGTTACACAACTCGGAATCTTTGGATTACTTGTAAATTGTGGTAATCTAAAGACTCTTTTTTTGAATAAATGTTTAGGGATTCAAGATTTTCAAATGATAATTCCTTCGAATTTGGCTCCGTGTGATAACCTGAAATCTTTATCCATATGTGATTGCCCTGGATTTGGAAACTTCAGTTTGGCGGTTTTGGGTCAACTTTGTCATCAGCTTCAAGATGTTATGTTGACGGGTCTTCCCAATATTACGGATAATGGGTTCATTTCACTCATCAAGAACTGCGAGTCTGGTCTAACCAATGTCGATCTTAGCGGTTGTGTGAACCTAACCGATAAGACCGTTTCAGAAATCTCGATGGCTCATGGCTCGACACTTGAGGTGTTAAAACTAGACGGTTGCGGGTCAATCAGTGATGCAAGCATTGTCTCCCTTGCACAAAACTGTTCATTTCTTAGGGAACTTAATGTTTCTAAATCTGCAATTACTGATTACTCAATTGCAGCCTTGGCTTGTGCGGAACAACTCAATCTCAAGGTTCTTGCAGTATCTGGATGCCAGGTGTCAAACAAGAGCTTACCGTTTTTGAAAAAGCTGGGTGAATCACTCGTCGGTTTAAACATCATGAATTGTCGTGATGTCAGCGGTACTGAAGTTGGTCTTTTGGGTTCGCAAATCTGGAACTGCGATATCCTCGTTTAA